From Pleurocapsa sp. PCC 7319:
CGCAACTAGAAAAATAGTGGTAAAAACCTTCAGGAATTAAGATACCTTGATTTTTAGTCAGTTCAGTAACTTCTCCATTTATGCCATAAAACTTTGCTTTCCCTGCCATGACAACAAATGTATGATCTTGACCAGGGTGAGTGTGGAGAACGTTTTCTCCTCCTTGGGCGTAACATTTAATCCTGATACTCATCGCCTCAGTACGAGCCAAGGTATAATCACTTCTTCCTTTACTCAAAAGTTGGGTTTTGACTTGGAAAATTTGTGGTTCCACATCACTGGCTACACGCTTTCCCTTCAGTAAATTAGAAAACTTGTTCTTCCAAGATAAGATAAAGTTATTTAAAGTGTTAAAGTTCATCAAATCAATCAATCTATATTATTTGCTTAAAGTTAATTACTTTTGGCGCTAGTTGCACCAACTGTTTGCTTCTGCTGCTCTCTTGGCTGACGTGAAGTTCCTTGCTTTTCGGCTGCTTTTCGTGTTGGTTTTTGCCAGATTCGATGGAGATTAGTTAAAAAATCCCTTTCCTTTTCAGTTAAGTCAGGATGCCAACAATCGACAATCAATACAACCCGTCTTTTGTCACCATTGTGTTTTACTTCATGTTCAAAGGAATCGTCTAGAATTAAACATTCTCCGCGCCGCCAGGTACGCCATTTATCTCCCGCTCTAATTTTTGCCCCTTCGGCTTCTTCTATAGTTAGATGATAGCGATGTTTAAGG
This genomic window contains:
- a CDS encoding cupin domain-containing protein, which encodes MNFNTLNNFILSWKNKFSNLLKGKRVASDVEPQIFQVKTQLLSKGRSDYTLARTEAMSIRIKCYAQGGENVLHTHPGQDHTFVVMAGKAKFYGINGEVTELTKNQGILIPEGFYHYFSSCGDEALVMLRISAEKRKVRARRIGIDGKPFVGRSHENNYEEKVPIEGLFYE